The Ectothiorhodospiraceae bacterium 2226 region TGGCCGAGCAATTCCGCCAGTACCTCGCCTTCGTCGAACGTCTGGAGGGCGCGCCGTCCCCCTAGTTCATCTGTGCTTCCCGCGGCATAGGGATGGGGCTCCGTTGTCAGCGGGGCCGAGTTCGTAAGGAAGCAAAGCGACAATCACGCTTCGCCTGGCGTGGATCTAGCAGGCAAGTTCAGACCTTCCCAAAGGCCTACTGGAACTTGGTGGCCTGGTGCAGGCAGGCGGCCGATCGCTGTTCGTCCCCCTGTCGCCGCCAGGCCTCGCCCACGGCGAGGAAGGCCTCGGCAATGCCAGGCAGCGGCTCGCCGCGCCGCGTGAGCGCGCCCAGGATGCCCTGCGCGGTGCTCGGGAAGCCACCCTTGGCGTAACGCGTCGCCAGCCGCAGCAGCGCCGGTGCGGACAGTTTCACCTTGCCGCCGGTGGTTTGCAGATAGCGGCGGAACACGTCATGACTTTGGCCCACCGGCAGCCCCGCGCGCGCCAGCAGGCGCGTGGCGGCGTAATGTTGCAACGCGCTGCCCGGTTTCAGGCTGGCGGCGTTGAACAGCTGGGTCAGTACCTCCTCGTCCTCGGGCGCTTGGCGGTGCAAGTCCTCGAACACCGCGAGCGCCTGATCGATCTTCAGGTCCGCCTGCAGGCGCAGCCCCTCCGCGAAGGCCGTCTTGCGCCGCTCCTGTTCGGCGCCGGCATCGAGAAAGGCGACGTTCAAACCCGGCAGCCAGGCCTTGGCGCCCAGCGCGAGCAGCGCCCCCGCGAGCAGCCCGCCCACGTGCGCCAGGTAGGCGACATTGCTCGGTCCGCCGAACATGATCTGGTAGAACTCGTGGCCCAGCCACAGGATGAACATGATGTAGGCGGGCGCCTTCACGTAATTGAAGTAGAACAGCACCCAATAGAAGAAGCGGATGCGCCGGCGCCCATACAGGATGGCGTACAGGCCCATCACCGCGGAGATGGCGCCCGAGGCGCCGACCATCGGCACGGCGCTGCCGAGGTTGAAGGCGAAGAACAAGCCGGCCGCGGCCAGCCCGCCGATCAGATAGAACCCGGCGTACACCAACGAACCCAGCGCGAGCTCCACCGCGAGGCCGGCGAGAACCAGAAAGACCATGTTGCCGATCAGGTGGCCGAGGTCGCCGTGCAGAAACATGTGGGTGACGAAGGTGACCGGCTCGGCCTTTTGCGGCACCAGGCCGTAGCGGAAGTAGGACGCGGCGTGCAGGTGCTGCTCGAAGGCGGCGCGTTCGCCTTGCCACAGCGCGTACTGCGGGTGGTCGACCGTCACGATGCGCGACTCGCGCAGGGCCGCCATGAACTCGCGGTCGGACTCCATGGCGAACAGCAGCACGTACTCGTCTTCGGCGGTCGCGCGGCGCAGGCGGTCGAGGTGGGGGGCGCGCCGCCGCTCCAGGTCCTCGAGATACAGCGGCAGCTCGATCTCGGGCAGTTCGGAGGCGAAGTAGTAATCGGCCGCCCGCTCGAAGCGTTCCTCGTCGCCCGCCTGGTAGCCGAAGAACACGACCGCGTTGATGAGCACCAGCAGCACCGTGACGACCGGCGGCCGGCGCCAGTCGATGGCCCGCTCGAGCGGAATAATGAGCATCGTGTCCCCCCTTGGCGCTAAGTTACCGCGCGCGGCGGCCGAGGCCAAGCGCGGGAAACGGCGGCCGATCAGGAGGTTCGGTGCGGGCTCGCGGCGCCCGGGAGGGTGGTCAGTGCGCCGCGGCCCCTTCGCGCAGCGTCCAGTCGATGAGCGCCGCCGCCAAGCGGTCGCCGGCGCGCCCGAACGCCTCCACCACGGCGGGGACCTCGGCACTGCGGGTCGGCTCGATGACCTCGAAGCGCCGACCGGCGTGCAGGCGCCGCCCGGCGAGGTCCACCAGCTGCGCGTCGAGTCGGATCACGACGTGCGGCGCGCCGTCGCGATACTCGGTCTGGAAGGCGCGTAGCACGCCGCCGAGTTCCAGGTCGGCGCGCAACATGTCCGCGTCGGTGCTGAGCTGGCGCACGCGGCCGTCGTTCTGAAAGGCCTCCAGCAGGTGGTCGCGCCACAGGATCGGCACGGGCGAGGTCCAGCGTGCGCCCTCGTACACGCTCAGGCGGTGCCCCTCCGGCAGCACGGCGATGCTGGCCGTGCCGAGCAGGTCGTTGTGCGCCGGGCGGGTAATGCGCAGCGCCCAATCCACCGGCGGTTCGCCGGCATCGGCTACCGCGGACGGGGGCAGGCGATACAGATCGTAGGTGCGCGCCTCGGGCAGGATGTTGCACCCGACCAACGCCCCCGCGAGCGCGGCCGCGGCAAGCAGCCGCCACGGGCGGCTTGGGTATTGGACGCTCATGGCGAGAAGCCCCTGACGCTGTCGCGGCGCAGCAGCGCGCCGGACGGGTCTTCCTCGATGCGCCGAGTGAGGTCGCGCAGGGCCGCCAGCGTGCTGCGCAGGTCATGGATGGCGGGCGCCACCTCGCCCAGACCCTCCATGGCCCCGCCGAGCGCATCCTCGTGCTCGGCCAGCAGGGCCTCGATGTTGCCCGCGGAACGCTCCAGCGAGCCGATGGCGCGCGTCGCGCTGCCGAGCACCGCCTCGCCGTGTTCATCGAACAGGCGGTTGGCGTTGCCGAGCAGCGCCTGGGCCTGCTGCATGGCCTCGGCGGCCTCCCGCAGGGTGTGGTCCAGGCGATCGCCGGCGCGCGCCAACCCCTGCATCCCCTCGCGCAGGTGATCCTGTTGTTCGGCGAGCACGCCGGTGGTGCGTTCGATGTTCTCCAATACCTGGCTGAAGCGTGCCAGGTTCTCGTCCGACAGCAGTTGGTTGGCCTTGAGGACCAGCGAGCCGACACCGTCGATCAGCTCGTCGCTTTCGCGGCGCAGCCGCGCGATGGGCGAGGGGTGCGCCATGATGACCGGCACTTGGCGTGCAGGGGCGCGCAGCGGGGGGCTCTGCGGGGAGCCGCCGCTCAGGGCCACGTGATAGGTGCCGGTGACGATGGCGGTGAGGCCAAGCTCGGCGCGGGTATCTTCCCTGACCGGTGTGTCGGGCTGCACGCGGATGCGCGCCACCACCAGGCGCGGGTCGTTCGGGTGGAGCGCGAGCCGTGCGACCTCGCCCACCCGGATGCCGTTGTACAGCACGCTGCTGCCGGCGGTGAGGCCGGAGACTTCCTCGCTGAATACCACGTCGTAGTAGTCGGTTTCGCGTTCGAGGCCGCCGCCGGCGAGCCACAGCCCGAACCACAACAGGCCCGCCACGATCAGGACGGTGAACAGACCGATCAGTACGTGATGCGCGCGCGGTTCCATTCAGCGGGTCTCCTGTACCGGTGCGCGGGCCGTTTGCGCCGCCCGCCCGCGCGGTCCGTGGAAATAGTCGCGGATCCAGGCGTCATCGGCCGCGGCCACCTGCGACACCGGGCCGGCCACCAGCACCCGTCGCTGCGCCAGCACCGCCACACGGTCGCAGACCGCGTGCAGGGTGTCGAGGTCGTGAGTGACGAGGAACACGGTGAGACCGAGCGCGTCGCGCAGGGTCAGCAACAGCTGATCGAAGGCCGCGGCGCCGATGGGGTCCAGCCCCGCGGTGGGCTCGTCCAGCAACAGCAGGTCGGGGTCCAGCGCCAGGGCGCGCGCCAGCGCGGCGCGCTTGATCATGCCCCCCGAGAGTTCGGCGGGGTAGCGCTCGCCCGCCTCGGGCGGCAGACCGGTGAGCGCCAGCTTGATGCGCGCGAGGTGCTCGGCGTCGCGGCGCGGCAGGCCGAAGTGCTCGATCAGGGCCAGCGCGACGTTCTCGACCGCGGTTAGCGAGGAGTACAGCGCGCCATGCTGAAACAGTACCCCGCTGCGGTAGGCGAGCAGCGCCGCCGTCTCATCGCCGCGGTAGTCGACGGTCTCGCCGCGCAGGCGGACCACGCCCGCGCTCGGGCGGTGCAGGCCCACGATGGAGCGCAACAGGACCGACTTGCCGCTGCCCGAGCCGCCCACCACGCCGAGGATCTCGCCGCGGTAGACGTCCAGGTCCAGACCCGCGTGCACCACCGCGCGGCCGAAGCGGTTCACCAGCCCGCGCACCTCGATGAGGGGCGCCTCCGGCGCGTGTGGCGCGGGCGCGCTCACCAGCCGATCTCCATGAAGAACATCGCCGCCAGGGCGTCGACCAGGATGACCACGAAGATTGCCTGCACCACGCTGGAGGTGGTGTGGGCGCCGACCGACTGCGCGCTGGCGCCGGCCTTGAAGCCCTCCAGGCAGCCGATGGCGCCGATCAGGAACGCGAACACCGGCGCCTTGAGCAGGCCGACCAGGTAGTCCGTTACCGGCACCTCGGCGAGCACCGCAAAGAAGCGCGCCAGCGGGATGTCGAGCACGTTCGCCGCGACCACCGCGCCGCCGGCGAGGCCCGAGAGCATGGCGATGAAGGTCAGCATGGGCAGCACCACCATCAGTGCGATCACCCGCGGCAGGACCAGCAGCTCGATGGCGTCGAGGCCCTGGGTGCGCAGCGCGTCCAGTTCCTCGTTGGCCTTCATGGAGCCGATATGCGCGGTGAAGGCGCTGGCGGTACGGCCGGCCACCAGGATGGCGGCGATGAACACGCCGAATTCGCGCAGGAAGGAGTAGGCGACCAGGTCGATGGTGTAGATCGTGGCGCCAAACTCGGACAGCACCGCGGCGCCGAGGTAGGCGACCACCGCGCCCACGGCGAAGGTCAGGATGGCGACGATGGGCACGGCGTTGAGGCCGGTCTCCTCCATCTGCTTCACGATGGCGGTGATGCGCCAACGCCGCGGCTGCAGCACACCGCGCGCGAGCGTCGTCAGGATGAGCCCGATGAAGCTGAGCAGCAACAGCACTTCGCGCCACACCGCCACCATCGCGCGGCCCATGCGGGCCAGCACGTCGATCACCACGTGGGGCGACGCCGGCGCGGCGGGCGCCTCGCGATGAACCGCCTCGCCGATCGCCTGGAGCAGCGCGCGGCGCTCGCGCGACAGGCCGGGGGTGGCGTCGGCCAGTGTGCGCACCCGCTCGCCGCCCAGTAGGTGCACCAGCAGCGTGGCGCCCGCCGTATCCAGGTCGCCGATGCCGGTGAGGTCCAGCTGTGGTTCGTCGCGCAGGCGCACGCCCGCCACCGCGCGGTGGAGGGCGCGATAGTGCGCCAGCGTCCAGTCGCCGGTTGCCAGCAGGCGCGTGCCCTCGCCCGCCCCCCATACCTCCAGTCGGCCGGGGGTACTGCCGTGCCCCGGGGGCCTCCCCGTGGCCCCTGTCCCGTCCGTCATCCCCTGGTGAACCCTCTAAACTACTGTGTGCGCCCCTAATGATAGGAGGCGAGCGGAGGAATCCCAGGATCGGCGCACGGGGACCGCGTTCGGCGAGGGGGCGCAACGCTGCGGGCGGGCACCATCGGGCCCGCGCCCGGGCGCACCACCGAGCCTCGCCGAGATGCGCGTCGAGCACCCCCACGAACACGCGGCTGATCTGCGCGGGCTTTGGGTGGCGTTTGGGGCGATGGTGCCGGGTGGCCGAATCAGCGGAACGCGAGTTCGCTGTTGCGGATCTCGCCGCCGGTGTCCAAGGTGAGGGTGTCCAGGGTGGGTGCGCGGTTCAGGATGTAGGCGGCCATGAGGCGGCCGAGGTCGTGATCCTCACGCGCCAGCGCCGAGAGCAGCTTGTCGCCGACGATCCGTATCCGATCCTCCAGCCCAGGCCGCTCCACCCACTCGCGGCCCATCTGCCAGCCCTTGTCCATGTCGCGGTCGAGACGGTCGAAGAGCTCGGTGGCATCCTGGACCAGCGCCTCGGGCACGTTGAGGGTGTAGAGGTCTTCGTCGATGATAACCTTCAGTTCCACGGCGTTCGCTCCCTTCGCGCGGCGCGGCCGCATGCGCGGGATGAGCATAACAGCCGCGGGGACAGGGAAGAACCCGCGCGGTGCCCCGCGGGAGCGTGCGCAGCGCGTCGGCGATCGTGAGCGTGACGCATCGAGCCCCGCCCGGGCGCCGGTCCGTGGGCGAGGCTGGAGCGGATGGTCGTAACGTAGGACACTTGCCCGCAGCCGGTCGCTGCGTGAGAAGAGGTGGTGCGGTGTCGGACGCCTGCTTGCTGTACTGGCTC contains the following coding sequences:
- a CDS encoding ATP-binding cassette domain-containing protein, coding for MSAPAPHAPEAPLIEVRGLVNRFGRAVVHAGLDLDVYRGEILGVVGGSGSGKSVLLRSIVGLHRPSAGVVRLRGETVDYRGDETAALLAYRSGVLFQHGALYSSLTAVENVALALIEHFGLPRRDAEHLARIKLALTGLPPEAGERYPAELSGGMIKRAALARALALDPDLLLLDEPTAGLDPIGAAAFDQLLLTLRDALGLTVFLVTHDLDTLHAVCDRVAVLAQRRVLVAGPVSQVAAADDAWIRDYFHGPRGRAAQTARAPVQETR
- a CDS encoding rhomboid family intramembrane serine protease translates to MLIIPLERAIDWRRPPVVTVLLVLINAVVFFGYQAGDEERFERAADYYFASELPEIELPLYLEDLERRRAPHLDRLRRATAEDEYVLLFAMESDREFMAALRESRIVTVDHPQYALWQGERAAFEQHLHAASYFRYGLVPQKAEPVTFVTHMFLHGDLGHLIGNMVFLVLAGLAVELALGSLVYAGFYLIGGLAAAGLFFAFNLGSAVPMVGASGAISAVMGLYAILYGRRRIRFFYWVLFYFNYVKAPAYIMFILWLGHEFYQIMFGGPSNVAYLAHVGGLLAGALLALGAKAWLPGLNVAFLDAGAEQERRKTAFAEGLRLQADLKIDQALAVFEDLHRQAPEDEEVLTQLFNAASLKPGSALQHYAATRLLARAGLPVGQSHDVFRRYLQTTGGKVKLSAPALLRLATRYAKGGFPSTAQGILGALTRRGEPLPGIAEAFLAVGEAWRRQGDEQRSAACLHQATKFQ
- a CDS encoding MCE family protein produces the protein MEPRAHHVLIGLFTVLIVAGLLWFGLWLAGGGLERETDYYDVVFSEEVSGLTAGSSVLYNGIRVGEVARLALHPNDPRLVVARIRVQPDTPVREDTRAELGLTAIVTGTYHVALSGGSPQSPPLRAPARQVPVIMAHPSPIARLRRESDELIDGVGSLVLKANQLLSDENLARFSQVLENIERTTGVLAEQQDHLREGMQGLARAGDRLDHTLREAAEAMQQAQALLGNANRLFDEHGEAVLGSATRAIGSLERSAGNIEALLAEHEDALGGAMEGLGEVAPAIHDLRSTLAALRDLTRRIEEDPSGALLRRDSVRGFSP
- a CDS encoding membrane integrity-associated transporter subunit PqiC, with the translated sequence MSVQYPSRPWRLLAAAALAGALVGCNILPEARTYDLYRLPPSAVADAGEPPVDWALRITRPAHNDLLGTASIAVLPEGHRLSVYEGARWTSPVPILWRDHLLEAFQNDGRVRQLSTDADMLRADLELGGVLRAFQTEYRDGAPHVVIRLDAQLVDLAGRRLHAGRRFEVIEPTRSAEVPAVVEAFGRAGDRLAAALIDWTLREGAAAH
- a CDS encoding ABC transporter permease yields the protein MTDGTGATGRPPGHGSTPGRLEVWGAGEGTRLLATGDWTLAHYRALHRAVAGVRLRDEPQLDLTGIGDLDTAGATLLVHLLGGERVRTLADATPGLSRERRALLQAIGEAVHREAPAAPASPHVVIDVLARMGRAMVAVWREVLLLLSFIGLILTTLARGVLQPRRWRITAIVKQMEETGLNAVPIVAILTFAVGAVVAYLGAAVLSEFGATIYTIDLVAYSFLREFGVFIAAILVAGRTASAFTAHIGSMKANEELDALRTQGLDAIELLVLPRVIALMVVLPMLTFIAMLSGLAGGAVVAANVLDIPLARFFAVLAEVPVTDYLVGLLKAPVFAFLIGAIGCLEGFKAGASAQSVGAHTTSSVVQAIFVVILVDALAAMFFMEIGW